GCCTGAATCTCGTCGCCCGCGGCGAGGGGGTCCTGCGCCTCGGGGATGCGGTCACGATCCTGCCTTAAATCTTCAGGGAGGTCTTCGTCATGCGCTCTTTCCTGATCCTGATCGGATGTCTCGCCGTCGCCGCGACCCTGCGGGCCGAGACGCCGCCGACCGGCTCGTTCGCCTTCACGGTCGAGGCGACGGTGACCGGAACGCCGGCCGCGGCCTTCGACGCCGCCACCGGCGACATCTCCGGCTGGTGGGACCACACCATGTCGGACCGCCCCTCGCGCCTGGTCGTCGAGCCGAAGCCGGGCGGCGCCTTCCTCGAGGTCTTCGACGAGAGCGGCGACGGCGTCCGCCACGCGGTGGTGACCTACGCGCGCCGCGGCGAGATGCTGCGCTACGAAGGCCCCCTGGGCCTGGCCGGCCACGCGATCTCCATGGTCACGACCTGGACCTTCGCCGACGCCGGCGAGGGACGCACGCTGGTGCGGGTCG
The genomic region above belongs to bacterium and contains:
- a CDS encoding SRPBCC family protein — its product is MRSFLILIGCLAVAATLRAETPPTGSFAFTVEATVTGTPAAAFDAATGDISGWWDHTMSDRPSRLVVEPKPGGAFLEVFDESGDGVRHAVVTYARRGEMLRYEGPLGLAGHAISMVTTWTFADAGEGRTLVRVEVHAAGEVLAGWPAVVEQTWQHFLLKRYVPYVEGGCRPLK